The genome window CTTGCATTATAATTTAAACTTTAGCAGCCGCTAAGATTTTCGCTACTATAGTGACATCCGCCGGACTTTAACTTCTTTCAGTAGATGTCTTTTGTGCCGAAAGCGTAGCGACAGGTACAGGTGTTTGGACACCCGCTGAAAAGTAACTTAAATCCGCATTCATTTGCTGAAAGAAGTTAAAAATAAAAAACCTTTCCATCCTAATAAATTAGGACGAAAAGGTTGCTTTCCGTGGTACCACCTACATTGAACATCATTGACATTCCACTTTACTCATAACGCTTGAGACTGCGCCTAGTTTAGCTAGGACGTTTTACGAAGTAGGTTCTTTAGTCTTTCTTGTACAATGCCTTACAGCCGATGGGCATCGCTCTCTGATCAAGCAGTTTCTAGGTACTAGTCTTCGCTCGCTTTTATTTTATAATCCAACATCTTTTTTGTATGGGCTCTAACTGATTGTTTTTGGTTGAAGTCCCATTTCTTTAAAAAGTAATTGAATAAAGAATGCACTACTTCAGCGTGTCTGTCAAGCTGAATAGGAAAGTTAATAGAAAGTTTTGAATAAATAAGTAGGGAATGTTGAACAAACGAGGATAAAGTGCAAGGGGTAACGCACTTTGCTTACTTGAGCCACCAAACTGCGATTAATAGTGGGAGCATTGCTAAAACAATTACGAAGAAACTCCATAATATTTGTTTTCCTGATGACATATTTTTCGGTTTGATACTCATTTGTTCATAAAGCTGGTTGATAGCACCTTGTTCTTTTGAATAAAGCATGGCTTGAAATTCATCGTAATCTTGAATATAACTTGATGGAGGGCGAGGGCTGAAGCGCAAACTTCGAATATCGTCAGTAATCTCTTTTTCACCCATCCAATAGGTAATAACAGGCGCTAAACCTGAAGTTTGCGTAGCCTGTACCTCGATAGCATGTGTTTTCATTTTATAATAGACATTTCCTTGCTCATCTTCATATTGCTTTACAATATCACTTACCGCCATCGACAACCACCTCTTTCTCAAAACAATACTACTTTTACGTTATGATAATATTCATTATAATGTATTAAGAGAGAAAAGTGTTGCTTATACGAGCATAATTAGTTGGGTATTTTTGTAAAAAAATAGAAGAACGCTCCACCATGTAGTATAATGTAAAAAACATTTTATAATGGTTCTTTTCTAAAAGTAATTGTTCATTACTGAAAGTTGGGAATGACATTTTGTTAAAACATATGTCATGTATATAAGTTGATTTCCGTTCCGACTGGACGCCCCTAGGAAAGCGACCATTCGGAACGGAAATCAACCCCACATTATGATGAGCATATTTCTAAAAGTAATAGAAAGAAGGGGTAGAATTGGCATTTTCAACGTTATTGGCGTTTTTAGGAGCAGCGATTATTTTAACACTAATGCCAGGACCAGATAATTTATTTGTTCTTGCACAAAGCATTACACAGGATAAAAAGGCTGGCATAGCAACATCACTTGGTCTATGTACAGGCTTACTTGTTCATATAGGAGCCGCTGTTCTTGGTATTTCGGCTATTATTTATCAATCCACAGTTATTTTTTCTATTGTTAAATTTGCGGGAGCGGCGTATTTATTGTATTTAGCGTGGCAATCATTTCGAGCGAAAGGTGATCCATTCACATTAGAGCAGCAAAATGTACAAGCCTATGTGACGTTATATAGAAAAGGGATTTTAATGAATATTTTAAATCCAAAGGTTTCTCTATTTTTCTTAGCACTATTGCCACAGTTTGTAACTCCATCTAATGGTCATGTAGGTTTACAGATGTTAATATTGGGTATTGTATTTTTAGTACAAGCGCTTATACTATTTTCAATATTTAGTATTTTTGCCGGTAAAGTAAGAAAAGTGATTATTGGGAAGCCCGCAATTGCTGAACGATTAAATATGATTCAAGGCGTCCTTTTCACTTTTATTGGTATACAAATAGCGCTTAGTAAACAGTAAAAGGGGGGATTTTCATGGCAATTTTACATATTACTTTTAGCTTATCTACACAAGGTTCTATAAAACATGCGATACGACAAAACCATTTACAGCGAGATGAGTCGGTGCTTTGTGTCAATGATATTTTCTCGATTGGCCCACTTAACAGCTTAGAAGAACGAAAAAACTGGTTAGAAGCCTATATATTTAATGACAATGAAGAACGTGAATTGTACGAGGATATTCATGAAGAATGGAAGAAAAAAATGGCAGGTTTACCGTGTGATGTTGATGTCTGGGTATGGTATAGCCAAAGTTCTCATGAAGAGATAGGGCTACGTTTTATCATGAGCGAGTTGATCAATAAATGTAGTATGGTATATGGGATTGATGCTACAGAAGGCTTGAAACGTGTACAGCCAAACATGATGATTCGTCATACTGGTGAGCTTGCGTCAGATATGCTAATGAAGCTCCGTTCCGAGGCAAAGCGCTTTTCTATTGATGATTGTCAGCGACTTGCAAAGGAATGGGAAGTGCTGAAACAAAAACCCAGTACACTGCGAGTTTGGCAAAATGGAATTGTACATGTAGCGGAAGATGCATTAGATCCTATTATTATTGAATGTGCGAAAAGAGCACATGCCGAGCTAAAAGAGGAATGGCTTATACCGATGCGTGTTATAGGTGAAACAATTGGTGCAATAGATGACTATTTAAGTGAAGAGTTTGTGGGAAGACGTCTGATAGCCCTTGCAAAGCAGGGACTTTTTGAAATTGATGGCGATACGACAGAAATGTATTCTTATCAAGTAAAATATGTAGGAAAATAATGATAAAATAGCTTCTTTGTAGTAACCACCTTTCATTTGGAGAAGGTGGTTTTTGTTGTTCAAGAAAATTGTCTTTATGGAACTCTAAAAATTTTTCGTAAAAGGTTAAATAGTAGATGCGTCTGTTACACTGACTTTTCCAAATGCCAGTTAAACATATAAAGAAAAGCGGGTAACAATTACGCAGAGGTGAAATTGTTACTCGCTTATGCTTCAGATGGTAGGAGCTTTCGATTACTTTTTTTCGTAAAAATCGAATACAAATTGCTGAAATTGTCGCGCTGATGGTGGAAGATATCGATTTTCAATCCAAGCCATACCTATTATACGTTCACAAACCATATCCTCCACACGAATTTTAGCTAATTTATTTGGATTCAAGTCTTCGTCAACAGGCAGCAATGATACGCCAAGCCCAGCACCTACAAAACCAGCAACTGTTGATACCTCATCACCTTCAAAGGTAATCTTCGGCTTGATACCTGCAGCATTTAATAATTTATCAGCGGTACGGCGCAATGCGTAACCTTTTTTCATCAGAACAAAATTTTCATGTTCAAGTTCCTTCATTTTGATGCTTTTCCGAGTGGCGAAGGGATGGTCGATTGGCACCATAATATAAAGTTCGTCACGCCACAGCTCCTTCCAGCAAACAGGCGGTTCTGTGTCAATCGCTGCAAGCAAGCAAATGTCTAACTCTCCTGCGAGTAATTGCTTCAGTTGGGAATGTGAGTAATTTTGTGTAAAGTGAAAGCGTATATGCGGATGCTTCTGACGAAAAGAGCGGATTAAATCAGGTACGATGCTAGTCCCAAGAGTATGTAAAAAGCCGAGTGATACATCACCTAGCTCTGGGTTATTAAGCTCCTGTAATTCTAAAACTGCTTTTTCATATTCCTTGCGCATGCGTTGGACACGGTACAAAAAGAGCTCGCCATATCGGTTGAGCATAATCGAACGTCCTTGTCGGTCGAACAAGGGTACTCCTAATTCCTCTTCTAGCTTAGAAATCGAACGACTTAATGCTGGCTGAGAAATCGCTAATGCTTCAGCAGCACGTGTCATATGCTCAAGCTTTGCTACTGTTACAAAGTATTCTAATTGTTGCCACTCCATATTTTCACCTCTATTCCGGTTATTTTTGAGTTAACTGCATTATAACGGTAAAAGAGTTGGAAGTATAGGCACATGAAGAGAAACTTTAATCAGTGGGGGTTTTTCCTAGTGATTAATAGTCTTCACCAAACGGGCTCGTTAATGCGGGATGAAAAAATTTTTAACAAACGGAGCACGTAAAATGAAGAATGCAAAATGAAAGTAACAGAAAGTGTGATATAACAGCCATTAACCTCACATCGTTGATGCATGAAAGACATTAATATGATAAAAACTATAAATTGTACATTATGAATAAAGGGTGTTAAGATAGACACATAAATTACACAATTACAAGTTTCCGTGAAGGGGATATTATAAAATGAATTTTTCAAAGCCACAACCTCTAACAATTGAGGGAGGCAAAAAAGCCGTACTATTACTGCATGGATTCACAGGTAGCACAAAAGATGTGAAAAAGCTAGGTGAATTTTTATCAAAACGTGGTTATACAGTTCATGCACCGATTTATAGTGGGCATGGCGTAGAGCCAGAAGCGTTACTTGAAACAAGACCAGAAGACTGGTGGAACGATGTTGTGGAAGGTTATAACTTCCTAAAAAGTAAAGGCTATCAAGAAATCGCGGTAGTAGGAATTTCACTTGGCGGCGTATTTTCGTTAAAAGTAGCAGAGACGTTTCCAGTGAAAGCATGTGTTGCCATGTGTGCTCCAATCACACGTGATAACTCAAAAGGCTTATTTACACGTTTATATCATTACGCTCGTTTATATAAACATTTTGAAAATAAATCAAAAGATCAAATTATTTCAGAATTACATGAATTACGTATTACACCTAAGGATTCATTGGATGGTGTGACACGTTTAACTACAGAAACACGCGATGAATTATCTACAATCAAAGCACCTACATTAGTATTACAAGGTTCATTAGATGATGAACTTTATCAAGAAAGTGCACCATTCATTTTAAATACTGTGGAAACTGATGATAAAGAAATTATTTGGTATGAAAATTCTGGTCATATTATTACGTTAGACAAAGAGCGTGAAAAAGTGTATGAGGATGTATACAAATTTTTAGATCATGTAGAGTGGTCTGTAGCAAACTAAGAGCTGTCACCAGACAGCTCTTTTAGTTTTGTCTACTAAAAGCTAGGAACTGTACAATTAACGATTATAAAAGAAAAAACTATTGTTTTTAAAATAAATGCCTGATACCATAGTGGAATTGTAGTGAGAAATCCCTTCGACTAAATTATTTGCAATAGTTAAATACATCTAAGGAGTACATCAAAATGCAACAGAAAATACCTTTTTCAACATATGCAGTCATCGGCACGATGCTTTTCGGACTGTATTTTGGAGCAGGGAATCTTATTTTTCCAATTCAGCTTGGACAATTAGCAGGGACCAACTTTTGGTTTGGACTAATTGGATTTTTAGTAACAGCTATCGGTTTACCGTTTCTGGGTATTTTAGCCAATGGTTTATCAGGTAGTAACGGTTTGCGTGACTTAGCGAGCCGTGTTCATCCATTATTCGGCATCATCTTTTCATTAGCACTCTATTTAACGATCGGTCCTTTTTTTGCGATTCCACGTACAGCGACAGTTCCGTTTGTTGTTGGCTTTGAACCATATATTCAGGCTGAGCATACAACACTTCTACTTGCTTTATTTAGCTTCGTATTTTTCGCCATCGTTTATTATTTTTCATTAAATCCAGCGAAAATTATGGATTATATCGGTAAATATTTAACACCAGCCTTTTTGGTTGTGTTATTTATTTTAATTATTATTAGTATTTTAAAGCCGATGGGGCATTTCCAACAGCCAATGGGAGACTATATTGATTCAGCATTTATGACAGGTTTTAAAGAAGGCTATAACACAATGGATGCACTAGCGTCATTAGCTTTTGGGATTGTCGTTATAAATGCAATTAAAAGCGCAGGAATTTCAGATAAAAAGGAAATTGCTAAGGCAACATGGAAATCTGGTATTTTTGCCATGGCATTAATGATGCTAATATACGGTTTAATAACGTATATGGGGGCATCGAGTATTGAGGCTGTTGGTACATTTGATAACGGTGGTTTAATATTTGCTGCAGTGGCAGATCACTATTTCGGATCATTTGGGGCTATTTTATTGGCAGTTATTATTGTCCTGGCTTGTTTAAAGACAAGTATTGGCTTAATCACATCTTGTAGTGAGTTTTTCCACGAAGTGTTCCGAAAAATAAGCTATAAGTGGTTTGTTTTGTTATTGTGTGTTGTGTCGTTTACGATTGCTAACTTCGGATTAACGAATATTATTAAGTTTGCCATTCCAGTGCTGATGTTCTTATATCCGCTAGCAATTGTCTTAATTGTCCTTGCATTAAGCTCATCACTATTTAAAAATAAGCAAACGGTATACGCGATTGCTATGATTTTTACAATTTTTATTAGTTTGATTGATGGCTATAAAGCATTAGTAGTTAGCATTCCTACGGCGAAATTAAGTATTTTTGATGCAATTGAGAAAGCTTATTCGAACATTTTACCTTTTTACGACATGGGCTTAGGATGGATATTACCAGCGCTAATAGGGGCTTTGATTGGATATTTAATTCCAGCAAAAAGAATGTAATAGTTTTAAATACCACAATCTATGGGTTGTGGTATTTTTGTTTTGAGAGTTATTCACATACTGACATAAAAACTTAATTGTAAATATTTTGAGCATTTTAAGCAGGTTGATAACTTTAACACTGATAATGATGATTTTTTCGTAAATCATATAATTCGTTTGGTTAAATTAACCATATAAGAATGTTATTATTATGGTAGTAAATTTGAGGAGAAATTTTATGAAGAAAAAATTATTACAATCTTTCATGTTAGTCCTAGTGCTTTTTTTGATAGCCTGCAGCAAAGAAGAATCCGAGGATACGCTTGAGGAAGTTTCGGAAGGTATTTCAAAAGCGACAGTAATTAACAATGTATTTGAACAAACCATTACAAGCTATAAGACGAAGATAGAAGCAACTGTCGGTTCTAAAACTGTCGATTCTAAAAATGAACAATTAGAACAAACTTACACAATGGATATGGTAGTTCAGAAGGAGCCTTTTCTTATTTATTATAATTACGTTGATCCTGAAGATGTGACTAAGGCTTATATTGATATTGATAGCGAATATTACAATCTTAATAAAAGTGAACGCTGGTACAAGATATCTGAATTAGATAGGGCTGAAAAGCAGGAAATGTTAAGAGAAGGTTATTTATTAGAAAATATCAAGAGATTGATGGAATTTGAAGACATATTTGAACTTCAGTACCGAGAAAATGAGTACATATTGATTGCCAAAGTTACTGATTCATCAGATAAAAAGAGTCTAGCATATGTAACAGATTATGTTGAAAATAATATGAAAAGGGAATTGGATTCAAAGCGCTTAAAGACAACGATTAATGAAGTCAAATATACACTAATATTAGATAAAGACTTTTTACTGAAATCAACTAATATTATTGCGGATATAAATTTATATCAAGGAACTGAAAAGTCAAATATAATTTTAAATTCTGATATGGTTTATTCGGATGTAAACAATGTACATTATTTTTCTATGCCTGAAGGAATTAGTAGGAATTCCATTAATATGGATGAACTTTAAAACACTACAATTCTGGAACAATCGTACTAAAATATTAAAAGCGATAGTTCTATTTTATGAAATTTTATTTAATTACTTGAAAGGAATTTAAAAGTATAACGTATTTTAACAGAGAACTTACAAATTATACCGAATACTAGCTGCGAAACGGATAAAGGCCAAATATAAAATGAGTTCGATACAATACCGAACTCATTTTAAACATTCTACCTAATGAAATAAGGAGTGTTGATTAGGAAAAAATAGGTTTATGAGCGATAAAAGGATTTTTTTGTTGCTATTTTGCTAACATATTCCCATTTCCAACTGATTGTAGCGTAGGGCTACTCGACTCCCGCGGGAAAGCGAGTAGCCCGTAGCGGAAATCAGAGTCTTATAATTAATTAGGGTGGATAAAAATGGTTAATCAACACACCTGTAATGAAATAACCTTTTCTATTCCATATGTGCAATATAGAAAATTAGTAAGCTGTCCAACCACCATCAACAGCAATTACTTGTCCATTTACAAAGCTCGCTTCATCTGACCCAAGGAAAATAGCAAGCTGAGCGATTTCCTCTGGTTGTCCAGCACGTGGGTTAATGGATAAACCTAGTGCTTGGCGAGCTGCTCCGGTTTGACTCACATTTGTCATGGAAGAGGCAATGTTTGTTATAACAGCACCTGGAGCAATGCCATTACAGCGAATATTTTTATCTGCATACATAAATGCTGTGTTTTTTGTTAGACCAACAACAGCATGTTTAGAAGCAGTGTAGGCAGCCCCAGCACGAGCGCCATATAGACCGCCAGCAGAAATATTGTTAACAAAGACACCATGTCCTTGAGCAAGGAAAATCTCTGTTGCCATACGCATTGAACGCATAACAGAAGTTGTATTTACCGCGAATACTTTGTCCCAACGATCATCAGAAACTTCACCAACTGGCTCCATACCATCCATAATACCAGCATTATTAACTAAAATATCTAATTTGCCATAAGCATTTTTAGTTTCATCAAATAAGCGTTGTAAGTCTTCTGTTGAAGCGACATTTGTTTGAACGGCGATCGCAGAGCCACCAGCTGCTTCTATACCTTCAACAACAGTTTGTGCACCCTCTAAATTCAAGTCAGAAACTACAACCTTTGCACCTTCTTTTGCATAACCTTCTGCGATTGCTTTCCCCATACCTGACGCTGCACCTGTTACGATTGCTACTTTACCTTCTAATCTCATCAAAAAAACCTCCTATTATTTATAGTGTTTCACCAGAGTTTGTCCTAGTACATAATAGTGTATGAACATTTCCTGGATATATTATGTTAGATATTGAACATGTGTTCATTAAAATAATATAATAGTTTTGTAAGCGATTTCAATATGCAAAATACTAAAAACTGTTCAGTAATCAACACATATAAAAAATCTGTTTAGTAGGGGATGAAAATTTGAGCGTTAACGATTTAAGAGTTGTCAAAACGAAGCAAGCATTACATAATGCTTTACTGACTTTATTAAGTGAGAAGCCTTTAGAAAACATTACAATCGCAGAAATTTGCCGGGTGGCAAAGGTGAACAGAGGTACCTTCTACTTGCATTATGAGCAAAAGGAGGGGTTATTTGAGGAATATTTTCAGGAGATTATGGAGGATTTGTATAATTCCTATGAGGAACCGTACCGTGCAGTAACAACATTGGATAAGAATCAAATAGATCCAAATACGATTCGTATTTTTCATCATATTGAGCGCTTTAAAATATTCTATCGCATTGTTTTTTCAAAAAATGTGCCTCTGACCTACTATTACATGCTATTTGATGGAATTCATTCGCTCATGAAAAGAGACCTAACAGCTCATAAAACTCACAACGAGATATCCATTGATTATTATAGTGCTTATCAAGCAAACGCAATCATCGGTTTGATCATTCAGTGGTATCGTCAAGATTTTACAGATAGCGTTAGCACCTTGAATAAGCAACTTGCAGCTATTTTGCGAATTGGCGAAAATAAATGAGGGAATTTCCTATATTTCTTCGGCAAAACAAGGGGTGGGTGATTTCCGTTCCGACTGAGCGCTTTGTTGCTGTCGCTTCGCTAGCGTCAGCAACAATGTTTATCTGTGCGAAAGCGAAGCGTCAGCAACAATGTTTATCTGTGCGAAAGCGAAGCGTCAGCAACAACAACAACAACATAAGTGGAGTAATTGGCTCGACGCTCACCCACAGGAAGGCGAATAGCCTGGAACGGAAATCACCTTCATTTAAAGCATGACAACATGCACAAAGATTTCCTTGGCCATTTTTTAAACTCTATCAGCAATGTACTAACTCGTCATTAGTACATTGCTTTTTTATGACAATATTATTGAACGGTAGCAGGTGTAATTTGCTCACTTTTGCTTTTTACGTTTGATCTTTTTAAAGCAACGACTGCAGTAGAAATGGCCAAAGTTACAGCAATGATAATTCCTAACGAGCTACTATTACTCATTAGATTGTCAGAGCTTCCTCCAAAAATAATTGTGTAATAGCCATCTGCTCCATAAGTGGCTGGCAGAAGAGAAGATAGTTTATTGTAAAAATCGGATAGCATCACTTGTGGAACAAGAACACCTGATGTAACAAGTTGTAACGAAAGGGCACAAATATTAAAAACCATACCCAAATTACCAAAAATTATGACAAAGGATTGAACCAAGCAGAGGAAAGCCCAGAACATTAATGCTTGAAAAAGATAGATTGTTAAAAAGCTTTCTTCACTTGAAATATTAAAAAGATGCATTAAACCGATTGTTAATAACGGAAGGGTAAAGGCTACACCAATATTAATAAGCTGTCTTGCTAGGAACAATTGCCATTTTGAAATGGTATCTTGCACAAGTTGTGCAGCCTGCTGATGCTGCATAATCATTACCATTGCACCAACGAACGACGAAATAATAACCATTAATGGGACAAAATTCGCAGCGAACTCTTCAACATTATTTGTTTTAATAATAGTAGAATCTATTGCACGATCCTTTACGCTCATAATTGTTGTAGCAACGGTTTCGTTAATTTGTTGTGCTGTATTTTGTTCCATTGGCAGTTGTGAGAACTTTTGAGAAAATACGTCCATGGTCTTGCTCTGTTGTAAAGGATACGTATGGTGGTTAATTTCCTCTGTTACTTGTTTGGCTACTCCTTCCATCATGTTTTTTGTGATGCTTGCATTTGCTTGATTAATAGAGTAAATAATTTCAGCCTCTTTACCAGCTTGTAATTGACTCGTAAAGTCGTTTGGAATATGAATAACCATATTGATATTACGTTGATTTAATTCCTGTTCAGCATTGGCTAGTGAGGTGTAATTTTCTATTGTAAAAGGTAGTGTTTCTTTTATTTCATTTACTACTTGTTGCCCCATCTCTGTATCTTCACTAATTAATCCAATTTTTAAATTTTCTGTTCTATCATTTACACCATCATAGGCAGTCATCCAGACGGAAAAGAAAATTACTTGAAATGCAATTGTAATGACAATACCAACATAAGTTTCTCGAATTTTAAATAAAGCTTGTAAACCTTTCATACAAAGACCTCCTGTAAAGTAAGTACTTACTTGCATCAAGTGGAAAAATTTTTTCTAGGAAGTCAATCCCCTAGAAAAAATTGAAATGCTCGTTTTTAACAATATTTCAGTAGGCATATCAGAAACGATTGTTCCTAAACGTGCCCTTGAAATAAAATGCCCAAAATTAATAGCGATAAGAGATAACGCTACTGCTTCAAAATCAATCTCTCTAACTTTTCCTCTTTCATGCATTTCCTGCAAATAATGAATTAGCTCATTTTTAATATGGAGCGGGGTATTAGCAATCTCTTCATTAATTTCAGGGAACTGCATCGCTTCTTTAAAGCCAATCATTACAAAGTCTTTAATAGAC of Lysinibacillus agricola contains these proteins:
- a CDS encoding LysE family translocator, with the protein product MAFSTLLAFLGAAIILTLMPGPDNLFVLAQSITQDKKAGIATSLGLCTGLLVHIGAAVLGISAIIYQSTVIFSIVKFAGAAYLLYLAWQSFRAKGDPFTLEQQNVQAYVTLYRKGILMNILNPKVSLFFLALLPQFVTPSNGHVGLQMLILGIVFLVQALILFSIFSIFAGKVRKVIIGKPAIAERLNMIQGVLFTFIGIQIALSKQ
- a CDS encoding SDR family oxidoreductase, which encodes MRLEGKVAIVTGAASGMGKAIAEGYAKEGAKVVVSDLNLEGAQTVVEGIEAAGGSAIAVQTNVASTEDLQRLFDETKNAYGKLDILVNNAGIMDGMEPVGEVSDDRWDKVFAVNTTSVMRSMRMATEIFLAQGHGVFVNNISAGGLYGARAGAAYTASKHAVVGLTKNTAFMYADKNIRCNGIAPGAVITNIASSMTNVSQTGAARQALGLSINPRAGQPEEIAQLAIFLGSDEASFVNGQVIAVDGGWTAY
- a CDS encoding YhgE/Pip domain-containing protein, whose protein sequence is MKGLQALFKIRETYVGIVITIAFQVIFFSVWMTAYDGVNDRTENLKIGLISEDTEMGQQVVNEIKETLPFTIENYTSLANAEQELNQRNINMVIHIPNDFTSQLQAGKEAEIIYSINQANASITKNMMEGVAKQVTEEINHHTYPLQQSKTMDVFSQKFSQLPMEQNTAQQINETVATTIMSVKDRAIDSTIIKTNNVEEFAANFVPLMVIISSFVGAMVMIMQHQQAAQLVQDTISKWQLFLARQLINIGVAFTLPLLTIGLMHLFNISSEESFLTIYLFQALMFWAFLCLVQSFVIIFGNLGMVFNICALSLQLVTSGVLVPQVMLSDFYNKLSSLLPATYGADGYYTIIFGGSSDNLMSNSSSLGIIIAVTLAISTAVVALKRSNVKSKSEQITPATVQ
- a CDS encoding DUF1835 domain-containing protein, giving the protein MAILHITFSLSTQGSIKHAIRQNHLQRDESVLCVNDIFSIGPLNSLEERKNWLEAYIFNDNEERELYEDIHEEWKKKMAGLPCDVDVWVWYSQSSHEEIGLRFIMSELINKCSMVYGIDATEGLKRVQPNMMIRHTGELASDMLMKLRSEAKRFSIDDCQRLAKEWEVLKQKPSTLRVWQNGIVHVAEDALDPIIIECAKRAHAELKEEWLIPMRVIGETIGAIDDYLSEEFVGRRLIALAKQGLFEIDGDTTEMYSYQVKYVGK
- a CDS encoding alpha/beta hydrolase — encoded protein: MNFSKPQPLTIEGGKKAVLLLHGFTGSTKDVKKLGEFLSKRGYTVHAPIYSGHGVEPEALLETRPEDWWNDVVEGYNFLKSKGYQEIAVVGISLGGVFSLKVAETFPVKACVAMCAPITRDNSKGLFTRLYHYARLYKHFENKSKDQIISELHELRITPKDSLDGVTRLTTETRDELSTIKAPTLVLQGSLDDELYQESAPFILNTVETDDKEIIWYENSGHIITLDKEREKVYEDVYKFLDHVEWSVAN
- the brnQ gene encoding branched-chain amino acid transport system II carrier protein, which produces MQQKIPFSTYAVIGTMLFGLYFGAGNLIFPIQLGQLAGTNFWFGLIGFLVTAIGLPFLGILANGLSGSNGLRDLASRVHPLFGIIFSLALYLTIGPFFAIPRTATVPFVVGFEPYIQAEHTTLLLALFSFVFFAIVYYFSLNPAKIMDYIGKYLTPAFLVVLFILIIISILKPMGHFQQPMGDYIDSAFMTGFKEGYNTMDALASLAFGIVVINAIKSAGISDKKEIAKATWKSGIFAMALMMLIYGLITYMGASSIEAVGTFDNGGLIFAAVADHYFGSFGAILLAVIIVLACLKTSIGLITSCSEFFHEVFRKISYKWFVLLLCVVSFTIANFGLTNIIKFAIPVLMFLYPLAIVLIVLALSSSLFKNKQTVYAIAMIFTIFISLIDGYKALVVSIPTAKLSIFDAIEKAYSNILPFYDMGLGWILPALIGALIGYLIPAKRM
- a CDS encoding DUF6612 family protein, coding for MKKKLLQSFMLVLVLFLIACSKEESEDTLEEVSEGISKATVINNVFEQTITSYKTKIEATVGSKTVDSKNEQLEQTYTMDMVVQKEPFLIYYNYVDPEDVTKAYIDIDSEYYNLNKSERWYKISELDRAEKQEMLREGYLLENIKRLMEFEDIFELQYRENEYILIAKVTDSSDKKSLAYVTDYVENNMKRELDSKRLKTTINEVKYTLILDKDFLLKSTNIIADINLYQGTEKSNIILNSDMVYSDVNNVHYFSMPEGISRNSINMDEL
- a CDS encoding TetR/AcrR family transcriptional regulator; the protein is MSVNDLRVVKTKQALHNALLTLLSEKPLENITIAEICRVAKVNRGTFYLHYEQKEGLFEEYFQEIMEDLYNSYEEPYRAVTTLDKNQIDPNTIRIFHHIERFKIFYRIVFSKNVPLTYYYMLFDGIHSLMKRDLTAHKTHNEISIDYYSAYQANAIIGLIIQWYRQDFTDSVSTLNKQLAAILRIGENK
- a CDS encoding TetR/AcrR family transcriptional regulator, whose protein sequence is MSTKGTAERIIEAALQLVSEKGYTAATTKAIAELAGVNEVTIFRHFGNKRGILKAIIEQFSYFPILQEEINKNATWDLETDLLNFSLKHFNFLMSIKDFVMIGFKEAMQFPEINEEIANTPLHIKNELIHYLQEMHERGKVREIDFEAVALSLIAINFGHFISRARLGTIVSDMPTEILLKTSISIFSRGLTS
- a CDS encoding LysR family transcriptional regulator — translated: MEWQQLEYFVTVAKLEHMTRAAEALAISQPALSRSISKLEEELGVPLFDRQGRSIMLNRYGELFLYRVQRMRKEYEKAVLELQELNNPELGDVSLGFLHTLGTSIVPDLIRSFRQKHPHIRFHFTQNYSHSQLKQLLAGELDICLLAAIDTEPPVCWKELWRDELYIMVPIDHPFATRKSIKMKELEHENFVLMKKGYALRRTADKLLNAAGIKPKITFEGDEVSTVAGFVGAGLGVSLLPVDEDLNPNKLAKIRVEDMVCERIIGMAWIENRYLPPSARQFQQFVFDFYEKK